The following coding sequences lie in one Burkholderia ubonensis subsp. mesacidophila genomic window:
- a CDS encoding toxin co-regulated pilus biosynthesis Q family protein codes for MQITTRTRALVRVLAAVSLFATAVHVRAAVDPDGWQLLTAAPKATAQPSAVSGSPDATPAVAAPAANAFSSQASNATDVAAVVLPGAGAPRSPSTLTFSVTPQDVNLRDALDRWLQQQGWQLAWKIDDDLPLEFNAAFSGDFTSVLEQVMKATNHMRTPTRACRHTNNVIRVIARAGNCQD; via the coding sequence ATGCAGATCACCACCCGAACCCGCGCGCTGGTGCGCGTCCTCGCTGCCGTGTCCCTCTTCGCAACGGCCGTTCATGTTCGTGCGGCAGTTGATCCTGACGGTTGGCAGCTTCTTACCGCGGCGCCGAAAGCTACGGCTCAGCCATCGGCAGTGAGCGGCTCGCCGGACGCAACGCCAGCTGTCGCTGCGCCGGCAGCCAACGCCTTTTCGAGTCAGGCGTCGAACGCGACCGATGTTGCCGCGGTCGTGCTGCCTGGAGCGGGAGCGCCGCGGTCTCCCAGCACGCTGACCTTTTCGGTTACGCCGCAGGACGTCAACCTGCGCGATGCGCTCGATCGCTGGCTGCAGCAACAGGGCTGGCAACTGGCCTGGAAGATTGATGACGACCTGCCGCTCGAGTTCAACGCAGCGTTCTCGGGAGACTTCACGTCTGTCCTCGAGCAGGTCATGAAGGCCACGAACCACATGCGCACGCCCACGCGCGCGTGCCGACACACCAACAACGTCATCCGCGTGATCGCGCGCGCGGGCAACTGCCAGGACTGA
- a CDS encoding type II secretory pathway protein codes for MRMHLLKSAVAIGAALLAAGCAVTQQDVNDSYDAAHRVISDALAKGPASMALVEDVPTAFLGDRLVPLAYEATLPAVFREKAVTLPANLGIKQIATLVSTATGYPVHLSPDVFVSRDSLVPGQGDGKTQSSGAKTEEPVYRQAFTGKVGLYMKSMTSDLGLDWSFDGGTINVSRFVTRMYQIAAIPGKVSIKSTMSKGMDTSTGNQSNGGSGGGSGGNTGSFSAQTSTGREGDFDQIAAITAEIEKLRSPMGRVSVNPQSRLVMVRDTKEAADNIGKLLQRENAISTRQVAITVRTIQIALNNGSQAGMNADVVFQSMHAGLARYAISFMSPTSIATGGGSVGVSVLRPDAPFSGTNAVVNALNKYGRTVQDNTLTKMTLNGLPVSVASFQSDDYLRSTAPSAGTLNSTSGGVPGLTPGTITTGDFVNVLPAVNDHNQIVLAYWADSSKLNGPFTSAGVGSGQTQQQIQLAHTIGTKDDQTIALSDGQTVVLYGAMTDHADSTTNSGIGGFTGAWNKSKTFQIIMLKATVVPSM; via the coding sequence ATGCGCATGCACCTTTTGAAATCCGCCGTGGCGATCGGGGCCGCTCTGCTGGCCGCCGGCTGTGCGGTGACGCAGCAGGACGTGAATGACAGTTACGATGCCGCGCATCGCGTGATCAGCGACGCACTGGCGAAGGGCCCGGCGTCGATGGCGCTCGTCGAGGACGTGCCGACTGCCTTCCTTGGTGACAGACTCGTCCCACTTGCGTACGAGGCAACGCTGCCCGCCGTGTTCCGCGAGAAGGCCGTTACGCTTCCGGCGAACCTTGGAATAAAGCAAATCGCGACGCTGGTTTCGACGGCCACTGGCTATCCGGTGCATCTGAGCCCGGACGTGTTCGTGTCGCGTGACTCGCTCGTGCCTGGCCAAGGTGACGGGAAGACCCAAAGCAGCGGCGCGAAGACGGAAGAACCCGTCTACCGCCAAGCCTTTACCGGCAAGGTCGGCCTCTACATGAAGAGCATGACGTCCGATCTCGGTCTCGACTGGTCGTTCGACGGCGGCACGATCAACGTGTCCCGGTTTGTGACGCGGATGTACCAGATCGCTGCGATCCCGGGCAAGGTGTCGATCAAATCGACGATGAGCAAGGGTATGGACACGTCGACGGGCAATCAGTCCAACGGCGGCTCGGGCGGCGGGTCCGGCGGCAACACCGGTTCGTTCTCTGCGCAGACCTCGACAGGGCGGGAGGGCGATTTCGACCAGATCGCGGCCATTACCGCGGAAATCGAAAAGCTGCGCTCGCCGATGGGTCGTGTCAGCGTGAACCCGCAGAGTCGACTCGTGATGGTGCGCGACACGAAGGAAGCGGCGGACAACATCGGCAAGCTGTTGCAGCGCGAGAACGCCATATCGACGCGCCAGGTCGCGATCACGGTACGCACGATCCAGATCGCGCTGAATAACGGCAGCCAGGCGGGCATGAATGCGGACGTTGTGTTTCAGTCGATGCATGCAGGCCTCGCGCGCTACGCGATCAGCTTCATGTCGCCGACGTCGATCGCGACGGGCGGCGGCTCCGTCGGGGTCTCGGTGTTGCGCCCGGACGCGCCGTTCTCCGGTACAAACGCAGTGGTCAATGCGCTCAACAAGTACGGCCGAACCGTGCAGGACAATACGTTAACCAAAATGACGCTGAACGGGCTGCCCGTGTCGGTCGCCTCGTTCCAGAGCGACGACTACCTGCGCTCGACGGCGCCGTCAGCCGGCACCCTCAACTCGACATCGGGTGGCGTACCGGGCCTGACGCCGGGCACGATCACGACCGGTGATTTCGTGAACGTACTGCCGGCGGTCAACGACCACAATCAAATCGTTCTCGCGTACTGGGCGGATAGCTCGAAGCTGAACGGGCCCTTCACGAGCGCTGGTGTCGGATCCGGCCAGACGCAGCAACAGATCCAGCTGGCGCACACTATCGGCACCAAGGACGACCAGACGATCGCGTTGTCGGACGGGCAGACGGTCGTTCTGTATGGAGCGATGACAGACCACGCGGACAGCACGACGAATTCTGGCATCGGCGGGTTTACCGGGGCCTGGAACAAGTCGAAGACGTTCCAGATCATCATGCTGAAGGCGACGGTCGTTCCGTCGATGTGA
- a CDS encoding TrbG/VirB9 family P-type conjugative transfer protein has translation MKHTTKLLACAASVIVCASASAANTDPFDFDYDILGGISERPALIFNDGAKTYIQPRAGQVIVAEGGHTEGPYVVVEGTPASITYKVGTHSATARWKKANTFIGGTGALPAMKDDQPAGFDGFTNRLVLIGTRTALAPVRALHASMPVGNVVKSLVPQGWTGSAQKDVDLTTSELFGTRDGENWMQALDRLMTQTGLYADVDFGSRHIRLHRDPPKSAALNYASSNRDADEAGLNSIVARVSAEPAPASRLAERFGAQAIRDGDDTHMQIRFTSKPAKAVTFKTPDGKILRTSWDDATGVMTIDRAERFVVADATNRVEVTRDAKTVYDFDQASRVRLEGVFDREGRTFFKFAESVVKVSVTDPRHLGTGEQKGRYYMFEGTGDEFIVTADGNTINVKRRHEVTYREVPPASPAGSSAVAQSKGESAP, from the coding sequence GTGAAGCACACGACTAAGTTACTCGCGTGCGCCGCGTCGGTGATCGTATGCGCATCCGCCTCGGCGGCGAACACGGATCCGTTCGACTTCGACTACGACATCCTGGGCGGCATCTCCGAAAGGCCGGCGCTCATCTTCAACGACGGAGCGAAGACCTATATCCAGCCGCGCGCGGGCCAGGTCATCGTCGCCGAAGGTGGCCATACCGAAGGCCCGTATGTGGTCGTCGAAGGCACGCCGGCGTCGATCACCTACAAGGTCGGTACCCATTCGGCCACGGCCCGCTGGAAGAAAGCGAACACGTTCATCGGTGGTACCGGCGCGCTACCAGCAATGAAAGACGATCAGCCGGCCGGATTCGACGGTTTCACGAACCGGCTGGTGCTGATCGGCACGCGGACCGCGCTCGCACCAGTCCGCGCGCTTCACGCGTCGATGCCGGTCGGCAACGTCGTCAAGTCGCTTGTCCCGCAGGGCTGGACCGGGTCGGCGCAGAAGGACGTGGACCTGACGACGTCAGAGCTGTTCGGCACGCGTGATGGCGAGAACTGGATGCAGGCGCTCGATCGCCTGATGACGCAAACCGGGCTGTACGCCGACGTCGATTTCGGTTCGCGGCACATACGCTTGCATCGCGATCCGCCGAAGTCCGCGGCCTTGAACTACGCGTCGTCGAACCGCGATGCCGACGAAGCAGGGTTGAACAGTATCGTCGCGCGTGTCTCGGCCGAACCGGCCCCGGCTTCGCGCCTCGCAGAACGCTTTGGTGCGCAGGCGATCCGGGACGGCGACGACACGCATATGCAGATCCGCTTCACGTCGAAGCCGGCCAAAGCCGTAACGTTCAAGACGCCGGACGGAAAAATATTGCGCACCAGTTGGGATGACGCCACTGGCGTCATGACGATCGATCGGGCGGAGCGCTTCGTGGTGGCCGACGCGACCAACCGCGTCGAGGTCACGCGCGATGCGAAGACCGTCTACGACTTCGACCAGGCGAGCCGTGTGCGTCTCGAAGGTGTGTTCGATCGCGAAGGGCGCACGTTCTTCAAGTTCGCCGAATCCGTGGTGAAGGTCAGCGTGACCGACCCGCGTCACCTGGGCACGGGCGAGCAGAAGGGCCGCTACTACATGTTCGAAGGCACGGGCGATGAGTTCATCGTGACGGCCGACGGCAATACGATCAACGTCAAGCGCCGCCATGAGGTGACGTATCGGGAAGTGCCGCCCGCGAGTCCGGCAGGGTCTTCCGCGGTGGCGCAATCGAAAGGAGAGTCTGCGCCGTGA
- a CDS encoding type II secretion system protein — translation MKSLIYSASMMLPANERMRVATWRFRAMREMFYRETRLDVAKKGLRNSETLLERLTTLEQRHRSRKNMAWLAFQKIAQRMRAGDDFAVAIKPFVPNDEFTLLELAGQSPRDDAAVRGLELAEMAAHAKGVLSGTTSMQMAYPAFLLVYLYGFLVLFGAEILPATLDVKPLEKWSAFGQFVYAVDTFCAEYWWLTGSIVAALVTAYFHTLKRWTGELRNRVDAMPLMWRNRRDLRAALLIVSLAGLFDSNMPLRAALNKLTKSADPWMRWHLHRMNARLTANPDQPMRALDTGIFSERTIDIMTDAAGRDQFVESIKDLGQNSLTRVVEAVRRNAKVTHYVLLAGAALMFLTLGVGSYFATGAVAFDGASTSINQKF, via the coding sequence ATGAAGTCGCTCATTTACTCAGCCTCCATGATGTTGCCGGCAAACGAACGCATGCGCGTCGCGACCTGGCGCTTTCGCGCTATGCGCGAAATGTTCTATCGCGAGACCCGCCTCGACGTCGCGAAGAAAGGGCTGCGCAACAGTGAAACGTTACTCGAGCGACTGACGACGCTGGAGCAGCGGCATCGCTCCCGCAAGAACATGGCGTGGCTAGCTTTCCAGAAGATCGCACAGCGCATGCGTGCCGGGGACGATTTCGCGGTCGCGATCAAACCGTTTGTACCAAATGACGAGTTCACGCTGCTGGAGTTGGCAGGACAGTCGCCGCGTGACGATGCGGCGGTACGGGGCCTCGAGCTTGCGGAGATGGCTGCACACGCAAAGGGCGTGTTGTCCGGCACGACGTCGATGCAGATGGCTTACCCGGCCTTCCTGCTCGTCTATCTGTACGGCTTCCTCGTGCTATTCGGCGCCGAGATCCTGCCGGCGACGCTCGACGTGAAACCACTGGAGAAATGGTCCGCGTTCGGCCAGTTCGTTTATGCGGTCGACACGTTTTGCGCAGAGTACTGGTGGCTGACGGGTTCGATCGTTGCGGCGTTGGTGACAGCGTACTTTCACACGCTCAAACGATGGACCGGTGAACTGCGCAACCGAGTCGACGCGATGCCGCTGATGTGGCGCAATCGCCGCGATCTGCGCGCTGCGCTGCTGATTGTGTCGTTGGCGGGATTGTTTGATTCAAACATGCCGTTGCGCGCAGCGCTGAACAAATTGACGAAATCTGCCGATCCGTGGATGCGATGGCACCTCCACCGCATGAACGCGCGACTGACGGCGAACCCAGACCAACCGATGCGCGCGCTCGATACCGGGATCTTCTCGGAACGCACGATCGACATCATGACCGACGCCGCCGGGCGCGATCAGTTCGTCGAGTCCATCAAGGATCTCGGGCAGAACTCGCTGACCCGCGTTGTCGAGGCCGTTCGGCGCAACGCGAAAGTGACCCATTACGTGCTCCTCGCGGGGGCGGCGCTGATGTTCCTGACACTTGGCGTGGGGTCGTACTTCGCAACCGGTGCTGTCGCGTTTGACGGTGCCTCTACCTCTATCAATCAGAAATTCTAG
- a CDS encoding TrbG/VirB9 family P-type conjugative transfer protein, translated as MKRPRSLPTWGALALIAASVNAFAAKTAASPIAPIPNFDVGSIIGDAMSPVNPYNSGADPITMPGDARMAVFPYSRDQIFRVMTAPLKLTTIELERGESLISEPAMGDSVQWAIDTDGANHVYVKPIKPGLVNTLHLSTNKREYELTLVSSPVGGLFYQSVRFNYPNSLMSKVRAREIVAGEDRDSDHAGPSDSGPIGVSPDKLNFEYTVSGTNSLKPETVFDDGTFIWIRMPPRTPFAVPTIKDGGDVVSPNFIRRGPYLVIQRLADEVTLTRPGEEVTITRGRRGLFGF; from the coding sequence ATGAAACGACCACGTTCCCTCCCGACCTGGGGCGCGCTCGCGTTGATCGCCGCGTCGGTCAATGCGTTCGCCGCGAAGACGGCCGCCAGTCCGATTGCACCGATCCCGAACTTCGACGTCGGCAGCATCATCGGTGACGCGATGAGCCCAGTGAACCCTTACAACTCGGGCGCCGACCCGATCACGATGCCGGGCGACGCGCGCATGGCCGTGTTTCCGTACAGCCGCGACCAGATCTTCCGCGTGATGACGGCGCCGCTGAAGCTCACGACGATCGAGTTGGAGCGAGGGGAGAGCCTGATCAGCGAGCCGGCGATGGGCGACTCGGTGCAGTGGGCCATCGATACCGATGGCGCAAACCACGTGTACGTGAAGCCTATCAAGCCAGGCCTCGTCAACACGCTGCATCTGAGCACGAATAAGCGCGAATACGAGCTGACGCTTGTCTCGTCGCCCGTGGGCGGCCTGTTCTATCAGAGTGTGCGCTTCAACTACCCGAATTCATTGATGTCGAAGGTGCGTGCGCGCGAAATCGTGGCGGGCGAGGATCGCGATTCTGACCATGCTGGCCCCTCGGATTCCGGCCCCATCGGCGTGTCACCCGACAAGCTGAACTTCGAGTACACCGTGTCCGGCACAAACTCGCTCAAACCTGAGACGGTCTTCGACGACGGCACGTTCATCTGGATTCGGATGCCTCCGCGTACGCCATTCGCTGTGCCAACCATCAAAGACGGCGGCGACGTCGTCAGCCCGAACTTTATCCGCCGCGGCCCGTACCTCGTCATCCAGCGACTGGCTGACGAGGTGACGCTCACGCGACCGGGCGAGGAAGTGACGATCACCCGCGGCCGTCGCGGTCTGTTTGGCTTCTGA
- a CDS encoding lytic transglycosylase domain-containing protein, which translates to MYHQLNPRLLRAIAQHESGMRPDAINRNSNGSEDIGLMQINSSWLPKLAQYGIRRENLFNGCVSAYVGAWILASNIKQFGPNWKAVGAYNAVTPSKQLVYASAIYRRLMQQGH; encoded by the coding sequence ATGTACCACCAGCTGAATCCTCGGCTGCTGCGTGCGATCGCCCAGCACGAATCGGGTATGCGTCCCGATGCGATCAATCGCAATTCCAACGGCAGCGAGGACATCGGCCTGATGCAGATCAATTCGTCCTGGCTGCCGAAGCTCGCGCAGTACGGGATCCGTCGCGAAAACCTGTTCAACGGGTGCGTGAGCGCGTACGTCGGCGCGTGGATTCTCGCGTCGAACATCAAGCAATTCGGGCCGAACTGGAAGGCGGTCGGTGCGTACAACGCGGTCACCCCTTCAAAGCAGCTCGTCTACGCGAGCGCGATCTATCGCCGCCTTATGCAACAGGGCCATTAA
- a CDS encoding ATPase, T2SS/T4P/T4SS family has product MSMFADHEVPEKAKRGLFGRLKALKAGFIEPSAGAMPIVGKPPADIDEPASPFEPQEPRFRSTSKPKNPRQAMEGQPMTMGMLLRMAEADVEDVVVVDDAPFAPVREDRHAHAASDPGSADVVATPVTGADQPQSRGEGDDMRTLTNREDADEVMDPVAERPTGDVRVDDATEACPTSEADEPPTIRRVGPDLVEPPAMEVGIGLPKLVSAEALQFKRILCQRDPNAALRITDAARREFIAVELQAGISIVVTTQRFHESQLYATYLKDLGRADIAVHEEMVADEDVIAALYDKEKQRAANVVPESSRAIGTFRDVLEAAHAYGATDAHWEYRDYVDEVELRLRVDGDLYSYRKMPKALVRRALSAAYQDLVQRNTNSGETFQPTAPQSAMIPLVAHMDIVNIRWQSAPTVGGFDVALRLLDGNFKNYKVLLPEEMGLEPSQLAIIETLGKVSGGATFLTGETGSGKTTLLRALSYLLPDRDRKKQFAVNEPSEIPAPWLSDISIQRRPGETEEDANRKIVEVIRTLMRMDPDDLTIGEVRDAVLAGLVAELALTGHPVRATLHGDNIIGAVMRLVGGRLKLPMDEVASGKFLNAVGNQKLIPKLCPHCKRPARDVLSPQQLATLEKKFGLDTSKMACRDEEGCQHCRRPGLLTRSGKVAAGIKGQTLAMELYQPTPEFLDRVAARDWRGAEHVWRTSRKSEFGNPDMTGKTVYEHALYKAACGVIDPRYIDESMSAFDLYRVFPEAGGGLPS; this is encoded by the coding sequence ATGAGCATGTTCGCAGATCACGAAGTTCCGGAGAAGGCCAAGCGCGGCCTTTTTGGACGGCTCAAAGCATTGAAGGCCGGCTTTATCGAGCCGTCCGCCGGCGCAATGCCGATCGTCGGCAAGCCACCCGCTGATATCGATGAACCAGCGTCGCCGTTCGAGCCGCAGGAGCCGCGGTTCAGGTCGACCAGCAAGCCGAAGAACCCGCGTCAGGCGATGGAAGGTCAGCCGATGACGATGGGTATGCTGTTGCGAATGGCGGAGGCGGACGTCGAAGACGTCGTCGTTGTCGACGATGCGCCGTTTGCACCGGTACGAGAAGACCGCCACGCGCATGCGGCTTCTGATCCGGGCAGCGCCGATGTCGTTGCAACGCCGGTGACGGGTGCCGACCAACCGCAATCAAGGGGCGAGGGCGATGATATGCGCACGCTCACGAACCGAGAAGATGCGGATGAGGTGATGGACCCCGTGGCAGAGCGGCCGACGGGCGACGTGCGTGTAGACGACGCGACTGAGGCGTGCCCGACGTCCGAGGCTGACGAGCCCCCCACGATTCGCCGTGTCGGCCCGGATCTCGTCGAGCCGCCAGCCATGGAGGTCGGCATCGGTCTGCCGAAATTGGTTTCGGCTGAAGCACTCCAGTTCAAGCGGATCTTGTGCCAGCGCGATCCGAATGCCGCGCTTCGAATCACCGACGCGGCGCGCCGCGAGTTCATCGCCGTCGAGCTGCAGGCCGGGATCTCGATCGTCGTGACGACGCAGCGCTTTCACGAGAGCCAGCTGTACGCCACATATCTGAAGGATCTCGGGCGTGCGGACATTGCCGTTCACGAAGAAATGGTCGCGGACGAAGACGTCATCGCTGCGCTTTACGACAAGGAGAAACAGCGGGCGGCCAACGTGGTTCCCGAATCGTCCCGCGCTATCGGCACCTTTCGCGATGTGCTGGAGGCAGCGCATGCCTACGGCGCCACCGACGCGCACTGGGAGTACCGCGATTACGTGGACGAGGTCGAGCTGCGGCTGCGCGTCGACGGCGACCTCTATTCGTACCGCAAGATGCCGAAGGCGCTGGTGCGCCGCGCGCTATCCGCGGCGTATCAGGATCTGGTCCAACGCAATACCAACTCGGGCGAGACGTTTCAGCCGACCGCGCCGCAGTCCGCGATGATCCCGCTGGTCGCCCACATGGATATCGTAAATATTCGCTGGCAGAGTGCGCCAACCGTCGGCGGTTTCGACGTCGCGCTGCGACTGCTCGACGGCAACTTCAAGAACTACAAGGTGCTGCTCCCGGAGGAAATGGGCCTGGAGCCGAGCCAACTGGCGATCATCGAGACGCTCGGCAAAGTCAGCGGCGGGGCGACCTTCCTGACAGGGGAAACGGGTTCCGGCAAGACGACGCTCTTGCGCGCACTGTCGTACCTGCTCCCCGACCGGGACCGGAAGAAGCAGTTTGCAGTCAACGAGCCGTCCGAAATACCCGCGCCGTGGTTGTCTGATATTTCGATCCAGAGGCGGCCCGGGGAGACCGAGGAAGACGCAAACCGGAAGATCGTGGAAGTGATTCGCACGCTGATGCGGATGGACCCCGACGACCTGACGATCGGCGAAGTGCGCGATGCGGTGCTCGCTGGCCTGGTCGCCGAACTCGCGCTGACCGGTCACCCGGTTCGGGCCACGCTGCACGGGGACAACATCATCGGTGCGGTGATGCGGCTGGTGGGCGGTCGCCTCAAGCTGCCGATGGACGAAGTCGCGTCCGGGAAATTTCTGAACGCCGTCGGCAACCAGAAGCTCATTCCGAAGTTGTGTCCGCACTGCAAGCGGCCGGCACGCGACGTGTTGTCGCCGCAGCAACTCGCCACTCTCGAGAAGAAGTTCGGTCTCGACACGTCGAAGATGGCTTGCCGCGACGAAGAGGGGTGCCAGCATTGCCGCCGACCGGGCCTGCTTACCCGTTCGGGCAAGGTGGCAGCCGGGATCAAGGGACAAACGCTCGCAATGGAACTGTACCAGCCGACGCCTGAATTCCTCGATCGCGTCGCGGCGCGCGACTGGCGCGGAGCGGAACACGTGTGGCGGACGAGCCGCAAGTCCGAGTTTGGCAACCCGGACATGACAGGCAAGACGGTTTATGAGCACGCGCTGTACAAGGCTGCGTGTGGGGTTATTGATCCGCGGTACATCGACGAATCGATGAGCGCGTTTGACCTGTATCGCGTGTTTCCGGAGGCGGGTGGGGGGCTGCCGTCGTGA
- a CDS encoding TrbI/VirB10 family protein produces the protein MATQTDPTSPQEKTLLKGKVPRNVMIAIGAIAAIAIGTLGFYTQTLEANKAEAEALKAKRERAAEAVDKSNADKADVDKIIDQQESEAHRRAAEAAAAASAAAAANTKKPTLSADAVLPSAGTAELKAANDEDSIYASPIFRPGVKVKDAQPQQPQLPNGVISPQQMLLQQAAAQDAAMKDATAQAALASRGSQVAGPATTQQRDNAFMRDVAQLSEGDKDFARTGFVGQSQGCTLSPPAKIPVLSSELLNSDRPGTASLTVESDVYANNGDGRCLVIPWGTTIVAPYSSDIQPGQESILVAGAEMRLPNGKHVPLYGAQGTDGDGAAGFSGHVNNHFWKIYSTSFLTAILVRAFSKGDQSTTTGPLGVTQVGSTAGQIAAQTAQSVLDRYKNIPPTIKSAPGERHFMLKINRDMVLEPYRGPR, from the coding sequence ATGGCAACGCAGACCGATCCGACCAGCCCGCAAGAAAAGACCTTGCTCAAGGGCAAGGTGCCTCGCAACGTCATGATTGCCATTGGCGCGATCGCTGCCATCGCGATCGGCACGCTGGGCTTCTACACGCAGACCCTCGAAGCCAACAAAGCAGAGGCGGAGGCGCTGAAGGCGAAACGCGAACGCGCGGCCGAAGCGGTTGACAAAAGCAATGCCGACAAGGCGGACGTCGACAAGATCATCGACCAACAAGAGTCCGAGGCACATCGGCGCGCAGCTGAAGCCGCTGCGGCCGCCAGCGCCGCGGCCGCAGCGAATACGAAGAAGCCGACGCTGTCGGCCGACGCCGTTTTGCCGAGCGCGGGCACGGCGGAACTCAAAGCGGCGAACGACGAAGACAGCATCTACGCCTCGCCGATCTTCCGTCCGGGTGTGAAGGTCAAGGACGCCCAGCCGCAGCAACCGCAGTTGCCGAACGGCGTCATCTCGCCGCAGCAGATGCTGCTCCAGCAGGCGGCAGCTCAAGACGCCGCGATGAAAGACGCGACGGCGCAGGCGGCATTGGCTTCGAGGGGAAGCCAAGTCGCTGGCCCGGCGACGACTCAACAGCGCGACAACGCCTTCATGCGCGACGTAGCGCAACTGAGCGAAGGCGACAAGGATTTCGCGCGGACAGGCTTTGTTGGTCAATCGCAAGGCTGCACGCTGTCGCCGCCTGCAAAGATTCCCGTTCTTTCGAGCGAGTTGCTCAACTCGGATCGCCCCGGCACGGCGTCGCTGACCGTCGAGAGCGATGTGTACGCGAACAACGGTGACGGTCGCTGTCTGGTAATTCCGTGGGGAACCACGATTGTCGCGCCGTATAGCTCGGACATTCAACCTGGGCAGGAGTCGATTCTCGTGGCCGGTGCAGAAATGCGTCTGCCGAACGGCAAGCACGTGCCGTTGTATGGCGCACAAGGAACGGACGGTGATGGCGCGGCCGGCTTCAGTGGTCACGTGAACAACCATTTCTGGAAGATCTACTCGACCTCATTCCTGACGGCCATTCTGGTTAGAGCGTTCAGCAAAGGCGACCAGTCCACGACGACGGGCCCGCTTGGCGTCACCCAAGTAGGAAGCACGGCGGGTCAGATCGCGGCGCAAACCGCGCAGTCGGTACTCGACCGTTACAAGAACATCCCGCCGACCATCAAGTCGGCGCCGGGTGAACGCCACTTCATGCTCAAGATCAATCGTGACATGGTGCTCGAGCCGTACAGGGGGCCGCGATGA
- a CDS encoding transglycosylase SLT domain-containing protein, with product MIIRMAFVAAMALASAYAQSAVIARVISPVSVVIQDGPRRQVAMLPGKPVYYCGLDAFVEWASPLIGQTVRSSRNAGITVSIDGRDVALDDLFIERGWLRPLVLDDGAQAALAERRGGWACSRAVVPFELLHTNVDPKILAGIALNESNYRGRAWPWTLNIAGQGYFFKSREEAYKAIEALLARERCNFDVGLMQVNWCYHGKRFASAWDALAPATNVAVAEAILTENFARTDSVAKAIAYYHSANPNPGRSYLARFVRHLSLIEAGL from the coding sequence ATGATCATCCGTATGGCATTCGTCGCCGCGATGGCGTTGGCGAGCGCATACGCCCAGTCGGCCGTGATTGCCCGGGTGATCAGTCCGGTGAGCGTCGTCATTCAAGACGGACCGAGGCGCCAGGTTGCGATGCTCCCCGGGAAGCCGGTCTATTACTGCGGCCTCGATGCCTTTGTCGAATGGGCGTCCCCGCTGATCGGACAGACAGTGCGCAGTTCGCGCAACGCGGGCATCACCGTATCGATCGATGGGCGCGATGTCGCGCTGGATGATCTGTTCATCGAACGTGGCTGGCTGCGGCCGCTCGTGCTGGATGACGGCGCGCAGGCGGCGCTCGCCGAGCGGCGGGGTGGATGGGCGTGCTCCCGTGCGGTTGTCCCGTTCGAGCTGCTGCACACCAACGTCGATCCGAAGATCCTCGCCGGCATCGCGCTGAACGAATCGAACTACCGGGGACGCGCGTGGCCTTGGACGCTGAATATCGCGGGCCAGGGCTACTTCTTCAAGTCGCGCGAGGAAGCCTACAAGGCAATCGAGGCGCTGCTCGCGCGTGAGCGCTGCAATTTCGACGTCGGCCTCATGCAGGTGAACTGGTGCTACCACGGTAAGCGCTTTGCGTCGGCGTGGGACGCGCTCGCGCCCGCAACGAACGTCGCGGTCGCCGAGGCGATCCTTACCGAGAACTTCGCTCGGACTGACTCGGTCGCGAAGGCAATTGCCTATTACCACAGCGCGAATCCCAATCCCGGTCGCTCGTACCTTGCACGGTTCGTCCGACATCTATCCCTGATCGAGGCAGGTCTGTGA